The following coding sequences lie in one Aspergillus puulaauensis MK2 DNA, chromosome 3, nearly complete sequence genomic window:
- a CDS encoding uncharacterized protein (COG:Q;~EggNog:ENOG410PHSG;~InterPro:IPR020946,IPR036188,IPR000960;~PFAM:PF07992,PF13450;~go_function: GO:0004499 - N,N-dimethylaniline monooxygenase activity [Evidence IEA];~go_function: GO:0050660 - flavin adenine dinucleotide binding [Evidence IEA];~go_function: GO:0050661 - NADP binding [Evidence IEA];~go_process: GO:0055114 - oxidation-reduction process [Evidence IEA]) has protein sequence MSPTKRVAVIGTGPSGAIAVDALVQEGAFDVVRVFERQEKAGGNWVSRETEQAEPLDIDSLSTRTADKPVEIPANLPRYTPSVTAHRYTDSHIYPGLHTNVDASVMEYSGAEERIPEIRSDWSVGLHGSDTPFRHHGVIRQYVEGLLNRNGYQDLVEYNTTVERAAKDPETNTWTLTLRKPGQTRKLDYWWTETFDALVVASGHYHVPFVPTIPGLKEFAERYPGCVEHAKQYRGPKKYKGKKVITVGASVSAADTAVSLIDSAQSPIYAVVRGKYNVYFGDEAFKHPKIERRPPIARIDSDNGARTVHFEDGTSVTDVDHLIFGTGFTWTLPFLPHIPIRNNRVPDLYLHVFHQSDPSLVFLGAVGAGLTFKVFEWQAVAAARVLAGKATLPPLSEQKKWEEDRIAVKGDGSGFLMVFPDFEQYFEQLRALAGEPADGEPGRKLPGFNQAWPGDFAAGHLRRIRMWKRANEAAIEAGRGCSLN, from the exons ATGTCCCCTACGAAGCGTGTCGCTGTCATCGGCACAGGGCCGTCTGGCGCTATTGCAGTGGATGCACTGGTGCAGGAGGGCGCATTCGATGTTGTCCGAGTGTTTGAGCGGCAGGAGAAAGCCGGTGGTAACTG GGTATCGCGAGAAACCGAGCAGGCGGAACCACTAGACATTGACAGCCTCTCAACACGCACAGCAGACAAGCCCGTTGAGATCCCCGCTAATCTACCGCGGTACACGCCCTCTGTGACAGCGCACCGCTACACGGATTCACATATCTACCCGGGGCTGCATACGAACGTGGACGCCTCGGTCATGGAGTACTCTGGAGCGGAAGAGCGGATTCCTGAAATCCGCTCAGACTGGTCTGTTGGGCTTCATGGGTCTGATACGCCGTTCCGGCATCATGGGGTGATTCGCCAGTACGTCGAGGGTCTGCTCAATCGGAACGGGTATCAGGATCTTGTGGAGTATAACACGACCGTTGAGCGGGCTGCTAAGGACCCCGAGACGAATACGTGGACTTTGACGCTAAGGAAGCCTGGGCAGACGCGGAAGCTGGACTACTGGTGGACTGAGACGTTTGATGCGCTGGTTGTTGCGTCTGGTCATTACCATGTCCCTTTTGTACCGACGATTCCTGGGTTAAAGGAGTTTGCGGAGAGATATCCCGGTTGCGTGGAACATGCGAAGCAGTATCGGGGACCGAAGAAGTataaaggaaagaaagtcaTAACTGTCGGTGCCTCTGTCTCCGCCGCGGACACAGCAGTCAGCCTGATCGACTCTGCGCAATCACCCATCTACGCCGTTGTGCGTGGCAAATACAACGTCTACTTCGGCGACGAAGCATTCAAGCACCCCAAAATCGAACGCCGTCCGCCAATCGCCCGGATCGACAGCGACAATGGGGCTCGGACGGTACATTTCGAGGATGGTACCTCCGTTACAGACGTCGATCATCTTATCTTTGGCACCGGGTTTACGTGGACTCTACCTTTCCTGCCGCATATTCCGATCCGCAATAATCGCGTTCCGGATCTGTATCTACATGTGTTCCATCAGTCGGATCCGTCGCTGGTGTTTCTGGGCGCG GTTGGCGCCGGTCTAACATTCAAAGTCTTCGAATGGCAAGCCGTGGCCGCAGCGCGCGTTCTCGCCGGAAAGGCTACACTGCCACCGCTCTCCGAGCAAAAGAAGTGGGAAGAAGACCGGATCGCGGTAAAAGGTGACGGATCAGGGTTTCTGATGGTGTTTCCTGACTTCGAGCAATACTTTGAGCAGCTCAGGGCGCTGGCTGGGGAGCCCGCGGATGGAGAGCCAGGCAGGAAATTGCCAGGGTTTAACCAGGCATGGCCGGGTGATTTTGCTGCTGGGCATTTGCGGAGGATTAGAATGTGGAAGAGGGCAAACGAGGCCGCCATCGAGGCTGGGAGGGGCTGTTCGCTTAATTAA
- a CDS encoding endo 1,5-alpha-arabinase (CAZy:GH43;~COG:G;~EggNog:ENOG410PUHR;~InterPro:IPR023296,IPR006710;~PFAM:PF04616;~SECRETED:SignalP(1-18);~TransMembrane:2 (n4-14c18/19o391-409i418-437o);~go_function: GO:0004553 - hydrolase activity, hydrolyzing O-glycosyl compounds [Evidence IEA];~go_process: GO:0005975 - carbohydrate metabolic process [Evidence IEA]): MAHITLLGLILWLCLAAAKPIESDVFSDTTDYPLPNLGNVAVHDPSIIYHDDHYYMFKGGVRIPIFKASQLSGPWQKIGTVLEGESVVRKQNRSRPWAPTVTQWKGRFYCFYSISKNGRRNSAIGLASSDSIEPGSWTDHGALFNTGKGRLSGIYPYSVTNAIDPAFFVDPASGKPYLQYGSYWKGIFQIPLTDGLSIANPKKPNADHLAYVPNKKRKPIEGSFLSYKAPYYYTWFSHGQCCHFHIQGFPRKGDEYNIRVGRSTSVHGPFVDRDGKKLLEGGGSIVYGSNHKEVYAPGGLGVLSGSDDGSDILFYHYLNTTIGVRHKDAQLGWNYLDYVAGWPVPSDKRPQQHQVNNEPDPEPDPEPEPEPTDPSTHREPQSSDTRLLPRYLAPVLANMCTCILLGVLAHKGLIRRRWIVIVPIACLVAWFLAVSGVRF, from the exons ATGGCACATATCACACTGCTGGGGCTCATCCTCTGGCTGTGTCTCGCAGCGGCAAAGCCAATAGAGTCTGACGTCTTCTCCGACACAACAGACTACCCTCTCCCCAACCTAGGCAATGTGGCGGTGCACGACCCCAGCATCATATACCATGACGACCACTACTATATGTTCAAGGGCGGAGTCAGGATTCCCATATTCAAAGCCTCCCAGCTCTCGGGACCCTGGCAAAAGATCGGCACAGTGCTAGAAGGCGAAAGCGTCGTCAGGAAACAGAACCGCTCGCGACCCTGGGCACCAACGGTGACGCAGTGGAAGGGCCGCTTCTACTGCTTCTACTCTATTAGCAAAAATGGCAGGCGGAATAGCGCCATTGGGCTTGCGTCGTCGGATTCCATCGAGCCGGGGTCCTGGACTGACCACGGCGCCCTGTTCAATACTGGCAAGGGCCGTCTGTCTGGCATCTATCCTTATAGCGTGACGAATGCCATCGATCCGGCGTTCTTCGTGGATCCTGCGTCGGGTAAGCCGTATTTGCAGTATGGCAGCTACTGGAAGGGTATATTCCAGATCCCATTGACAGATGGTTTATCTATTGCGAACCCAAAGAAGCCGAATGCGGACCATCTGGCGTATGTGCCGAATAAGAAGCGCAAACCTATTGAGGGATCGTTTCTCAGTTACAAGGCTCCGTACTACTATACTTGGTTCAGCCATGGGCAATGCTGCCATTTCCATATCCAGGGATTCCCGAGGAAGGGGGATGAGTATAATATCCGCGTTGGAAGGTCTACGAGCGTCCACGGCCCATTCGTTGATCGGGATGGTAAGAAGCTGCTGGAGGGAGGCGGCTCCATTGTATACGGCTCGAACCACAAAGAAGTGTATGCCCCCGGCGGGTTGGGCGTTCTGTCCGGCAGTGATGACGGCTCTGACATTCTATTCTATCATTACT TGAACACTACCATTGGCGTCCGCCATAAG GACGCACAACTGGGCTGGAACTACCTCGACTACGTAGCTGGATGGCCTGTCCCAAGCGACAAACGACCACAGCAACACCAAGTCAACAACGAACCTGACCCTGAACCCGaccctgaacctgaacctgaacccaCTGATCCGTCCACCCACAGAGAGCCCCAGAGCTCTGATACAAGACTCTTACCCCGTTATTTGGCCCCGGTACTTGCAAATATGTGTACGTGTATTCTCCTAGGAGTCCTGGCACATAAAGGATTAATTCGCCGACGCTGGATCGTTATCGTTCCGATTGCTTGCCTCGTTGCGTGGTTCCTCGCTGTGTCTGGCGTTCGTTTCTAA